From a single Streptomyces sp. 1331.2 genomic region:
- a CDS encoding GNAT family N-acetyltransferase, giving the protein MNSLPAWTLVPAASADLDLVTDLKEQVMRADLERLGRWDPDRSRRRVRDSFSTRWTSVLLVEGVFAGSVTVRPDERGGRHLELFYLAPHLQGRGLGTAVLRRLLAEADAAGEAVRLVVLRGSAAQHLYERHGFTVVHEDPVDVHMHRPAPEPAFAATPEPARTRAGLDVDVHTEDRRLVR; this is encoded by the coding sequence GTGAACAGCCTCCCCGCCTGGACCCTGGTACCCGCCGCGTCCGCCGACCTCGACCTCGTCACCGACCTCAAGGAACAGGTCATGCGCGCCGACCTGGAACGCCTCGGCCGCTGGGACCCGGACCGCTCCCGCCGCCGCGTCCGCGACTCCTTCTCCACCCGGTGGACGTCCGTGCTGCTGGTCGAGGGCGTCTTCGCCGGTTCCGTCACCGTCCGCCCCGACGAGCGGGGCGGACGCCACCTGGAGCTGTTCTACCTGGCCCCGCACCTCCAGGGCCGCGGCCTCGGCACCGCCGTCCTGCGCCGCCTCCTCGCCGAGGCCGACGCCGCCGGAGAAGCGGTGCGCCTCGTCGTCCTGCGCGGCAGCGCCGCCCAGCACCTCTACGAGCGGCACGGCTTCACCGTCGTCCACGAGGACCCCGTCGACGTCCACATGCACCGCCCGGCACCCGAGCCCGCCTTCGCCGCCACCCCGGAGCCGGCCCGAACCCGCGCGGGGCTCGACGTCGACGTCCACACCGAGGACCGCCGCCTGGTGCGGTAA
- the glgX gene encoding glycogen debranching protein GlgX, giving the protein MQVWPGTPYPLGATYDGAGTNFAVFSESADRIELCLLGEDGSETAVELRETDAFVRHAYLPGVQPGQRYGFRVHGPYNPGLGQRHNSAKLLLDPYAKAMSGHIDWDESVYGYHFGAPERRNDLDSAPHTMHSVVINPYFDWGTDRPPRTDYHRTVIYEAHVKGLTRLHPGIPEEIRGTYAGLAHPAVIEHLAKLGVTAIELMPVHQFVRDHRLRDLGLANYWGYNTIGFFAPHSSYSSTGDRGQQVQEFKSMVKALHAAGIEVILDVVYNHTAEGNHLGPTLSLRGLDNVSYYRLAQDQRFYEDTTGTGNSLLMRSPHVLQLIMDSLRYWVTEMHVDGFRFDLAATLARQFHEVDRLSSFFDLVQQDPVVSQAKLIAEPWDLGEGGYQVGNFPPLWTEWNGMYRDTVRDLWRGENATLAEFGSRLTGSSDLYQDDGRRPIASINFVTCHDGFTLRDLVSYNDKHNQANGEDNRDGESFNRSWNCGVEGPVPDPADEPAVEELRARQQRNFIATLMLSQGVPMLSHGDELGRTQLGNNNAYCQDNELTWVHWPEGDGPQARLLEFTQGMIWLRRDHPVFRRRRFFHGRPVSASGGSDDLTDIAWFTPTGEEMTKRNWGASYAKSLTVFLNGYAISEPDRRGGRIVDDSFLLMFNAHFEPLEFTVPAGHGQEWRVVVDTAQPRLPAPGTGARVKAGDTLWLIDRSLMVLQRPA; this is encoded by the coding sequence ATGCAGGTCTGGCCCGGTACGCCCTACCCGCTCGGCGCCACCTACGACGGGGCCGGCACCAACTTCGCGGTGTTCTCCGAGAGCGCCGACCGCATCGAGCTGTGCCTGCTCGGCGAGGACGGCTCCGAGACCGCCGTCGAACTGCGCGAGACGGACGCCTTCGTCCGGCACGCCTACCTCCCGGGCGTCCAGCCCGGCCAGCGGTACGGCTTCCGCGTGCACGGCCCGTACAACCCGGGCCTGGGCCAGCGGCACAACAGCGCCAAGCTGCTCCTGGACCCGTACGCCAAGGCGATGAGCGGGCACATCGACTGGGACGAGTCGGTCTACGGCTACCACTTCGGCGCCCCCGAGCGCCGCAACGACCTCGACTCCGCCCCGCACACCATGCACTCGGTGGTGATCAACCCGTACTTCGACTGGGGCACCGACCGCCCGCCGCGCACCGACTACCACCGCACCGTCATCTACGAGGCCCACGTCAAGGGCCTCACCCGGCTGCACCCGGGCATCCCCGAGGAGATCCGCGGCACCTACGCGGGCCTGGCCCACCCGGCGGTGATCGAGCACCTGGCCAAGCTCGGCGTCACCGCCATCGAGCTGATGCCGGTGCACCAGTTCGTCCGCGACCACCGGCTGCGCGACCTCGGCCTGGCCAACTACTGGGGCTACAACACGATCGGCTTCTTTGCCCCGCACTCCTCCTACTCCTCCACCGGCGACCGCGGCCAGCAGGTGCAGGAGTTCAAGTCGATGGTCAAGGCCCTGCACGCGGCCGGCATCGAGGTGATCCTGGACGTCGTCTACAACCACACCGCCGAGGGCAACCACCTCGGCCCGACGCTCTCGCTGCGCGGCCTGGACAACGTCTCCTACTACCGCCTCGCCCAGGACCAGCGCTTCTACGAGGACACCACCGGCACCGGCAACAGCCTGCTGATGCGCAGCCCGCACGTGCTCCAGCTGATCATGGACTCGCTGCGCTACTGGGTCACCGAGATGCACGTGGACGGCTTCAGATTCGACCTAGCCGCCACCCTCGCCCGGCAGTTCCACGAGGTGGACCGGCTCTCCTCCTTCTTCGACCTGGTCCAGCAGGACCCGGTGGTCTCCCAGGCCAAGCTGATCGCCGAGCCCTGGGACCTCGGCGAGGGCGGCTACCAGGTCGGCAACTTCCCGCCACTGTGGACGGAGTGGAACGGCATGTACCGGGACACCGTGCGCGACCTGTGGCGCGGCGAGAACGCCACCCTCGCCGAGTTCGGCTCCCGGCTCACCGGCTCCTCGGACCTCTACCAGGACGACGGCCGTCGCCCGATCGCCTCCATCAACTTCGTGACCTGCCACGACGGTTTCACCCTGCGCGACCTGGTCTCCTACAACGACAAGCACAACCAGGCCAACGGCGAGGACAACCGCGACGGCGAGTCCTTCAACCGCTCCTGGAACTGCGGCGTCGAGGGCCCCGTCCCCGACCCGGCGGACGAGCCGGCCGTCGAGGAGCTGCGGGCACGTCAGCAGCGCAACTTCATCGCCACCCTGATGCTCTCCCAGGGCGTGCCGATGCTCTCGCACGGCGACGAACTCGGCCGCACCCAGCTGGGCAACAACAACGCCTACTGCCAGGACAACGAGCTCACCTGGGTGCACTGGCCCGAGGGCGACGGCCCGCAGGCGCGGCTGCTGGAGTTCACCCAGGGGATGATCTGGCTGCGTCGCGACCACCCGGTGTTCCGGCGCCGGCGGTTCTTCCACGGCCGGCCGGTGTCCGCCTCCGGCGGGTCCGACGACCTCACCGACATCGCCTGGTTCACCCCGACGGGGGAGGAGATGACCAAGCGCAACTGGGGCGCCAGCTACGCCAAGTCGCTGACCGTCTTCCTCAACGGCTACGCCATCTCCGAACCGGACCGGCGCGGCGGGCGGATCGTCGACGACTCCTTCCTGCTGATGTTCAACGCGCACTTCGAGCCGTTGGAGTTCACCGTGCCCGCCGGCCACGGGCAGGAGTGGCGGGTCGTGGTGGACACCGCCCAGCCCCGGCTGCCGGCCCCGGGCACGGGGGCGCGGGTCAAGGCGGGCGACACGCTGTGGCTCATCGACCGCTCGCTGATGGTGCTGCAACGGCCGGCGTAG
- a CDS encoding phosphotransferase enzyme family protein: MIPFDEGRARLLLARACESAGLPGPGDARLLALGENAVFDLGDPAVVAKVGRGPELHDRAHRELTVAHWLAGQGVPVVRPYDAVAPEPQLADGHPVTFWHRLAPAVRPARPVDLAPLLHALHRLPVPPVPLGRRDLLAPVERWLASAEGHVDPEDVAFLRHRRAAFEAALPDLVPRLHPGVIHGDALPRNVHVGPDGPVLLDLEFVADDLREHDLVVLALAHDRYGVPAEEYDAFTAAYGWDVREWPGFAVLRGARETASASWVAQQAASNPAALAEFRRRVDSLRDGATGVRWYPF; the protein is encoded by the coding sequence ATGATCCCCTTCGACGAGGGCCGCGCCCGGCTGCTGCTGGCCCGCGCCTGCGAGTCCGCCGGGCTGCCCGGCCCCGGCGACGCCCGGCTGCTCGCGCTCGGCGAGAACGCCGTCTTCGACCTCGGCGACCCGGCCGTGGTCGCCAAGGTCGGCCGCGGCCCCGAACTGCACGACCGGGCCCACCGCGAACTGACCGTCGCCCACTGGCTGGCCGGGCAGGGCGTCCCGGTGGTGCGCCCGTACGACGCGGTCGCGCCCGAGCCGCAGCTCGCCGACGGGCACCCCGTCACCTTCTGGCACCGGCTCGCCCCCGCCGTCCGCCCGGCCCGCCCGGTCGACCTCGCCCCGCTGCTGCACGCCCTGCACCGGCTGCCGGTGCCGCCCGTCCCGCTCGGCCGGCGCGACCTGCTGGCCCCGGTCGAACGCTGGCTGGCCTCCGCCGAGGGCCACGTCGACCCCGAGGACGTCGCTTTCTTGCGCCACCGCCGCGCCGCCTTCGAGGCCGCCCTGCCCGACCTCGTCCCCCGGCTGCACCCCGGCGTGATCCACGGCGATGCGCTGCCGCGCAACGTCCACGTCGGACCGGACGGACCGGTCCTGCTCGACCTCGAATTCGTCGCCGACGACCTGCGCGAACACGACCTGGTGGTCCTCGCCCTCGCCCACGACCGCTACGGGGTGCCCGCCGAGGAGTACGACGCCTTCACCGCGGCGTACGGCTGGGACGTGCGCGAGTGGCCCGGCTTCGCGGTGCTGCGCGGGGCCCGGGAGACCGCCAGCGCCTCCTGGGTCGCCCAGCAGGCGGCGAGCAACCCGGCCGCCCTGGCCGAGTTCCGGCGCCGGGTCGACTCGCTGCGGGACGGGGCCACCGGGGTGCGCTGGTACCCGTTCTGA
- a CDS encoding SAV2148 family HEPN domain-containing protein, whose protein sequence is MVFPAGGLGSGPDGPHRGATRSEAPTVVMRPTLTGRTLVPAQSGPVEIPALAWSAGEWEESYQRVRISGRAYVWLNLVEQRLRSLVDEVLHPIYAPAHGEDWVTAAAGPAGEEWAHRAGAVREVSRRKGYLLDPADDDPLVFLTLPQLRELMVQHWPCFEPYLADRREIELALDELEVARHVVSRNRVLTQTVLAQTERAAARLLAVLDGGAGGVPADVVESLVAGRYADVVAVHADRVRLQRDLPVEDLLDGARRLDALGIGLGMLCQNYTGKRLVRLAGEGCRVRLLFLNPASSAVRRRERELGLGRGELSRSIEMNIMHVRRVRARLRDQGGFEIRVFDETPRFTAYLVEGPRTTGQAGGRRQSRDLGVIQPYLRRARGMESPALVLRGGAGQQPGGTEPGLLEVYREEFEGLWGDSRSVS, encoded by the coding sequence ATGGTGTTCCCTGCTGGCGGCCTTGGTTCCGGGCCCGACGGCCCCCACCGGGGCGCGACCCGCAGCGAGGCGCCCACGGTCGTCATGCGCCCCACCCTGACCGGCCGCACCCTGGTCCCCGCCCAGAGCGGGCCGGTGGAGATACCCGCACTGGCCTGGTCCGCCGGCGAATGGGAGGAGTCCTACCAGCGGGTACGGATCTCCGGACGCGCCTACGTCTGGCTCAACCTGGTCGAACAGCGGCTGCGCTCCCTGGTGGACGAGGTGCTGCACCCCATCTACGCCCCCGCCCACGGTGAGGACTGGGTCACCGCCGCCGCCGGACCGGCCGGCGAGGAATGGGCCCACCGCGCCGGGGCCGTCCGCGAGGTCAGCCGCCGCAAGGGCTACCTGCTCGACCCGGCCGACGACGACCCGCTGGTCTTCCTCACCCTGCCCCAGCTGCGCGAGCTGATGGTCCAGCACTGGCCCTGCTTCGAGCCGTACCTGGCCGACCGGCGCGAGATCGAACTCGCCCTGGACGAACTGGAGGTCGCCCGGCACGTGGTCTCCCGCAACCGGGTGCTCACCCAGACCGTCCTCGCCCAGACCGAACGGGCCGCCGCCCGGCTGCTCGCCGTCCTGGACGGCGGCGCGGGCGGCGTGCCCGCCGACGTGGTGGAGTCCCTGGTCGCCGGCCGGTACGCGGACGTCGTCGCGGTGCACGCCGACCGCGTCCGGCTCCAGCGCGACCTGCCCGTCGAGGACCTGCTGGACGGCGCCCGGCGGCTCGACGCGCTCGGCATCGGCCTCGGCATGCTCTGCCAGAACTACACCGGCAAGCGCCTGGTGCGCCTGGCCGGCGAAGGCTGCCGGGTACGGCTGCTCTTCCTCAACCCGGCGAGCAGCGCGGTGCGCCGACGCGAACGCGAACTGGGCCTCGGAAGAGGCGAGTTGTCCCGCTCCATCGAGATGAACATCATGCACGTGCGCCGGGTCAGGGCCCGGCTGCGGGACCAGGGCGGCTTCGAGATCCGGGTCTTCGACGAGACCCCGCGCTTCACCGCCTACCTGGTCGAAGGCCCCCGCACCACCGGCCAGGCCGGCGGGCGCCGGCAGAGCCGCGACCTCGGCGTCATCCAGCCCTACCTGCGCCGCGCCCGCGGCATGGAGTCCCCGGCACTGGTGCTGCGCGGCGGCGCCGGCCAGCAGCCCGGCGGCACCGAGCCCGGGCTGCTGGAGGTCTACCGCGAGGAGTTCGAAGGGCTCTGGGGGGACTCCCGGTCCGTCTCCTGA
- a CDS encoding exonuclease domain-containing protein — MSWWQQPLVGFDLETTGTDPAVDRIVTAALVDTVGAARVGAAHWLLDPGVPIPAEAEAIHGIGDAVARSKGRPAKEAVEEIAAALCGRIADGRPVVAFNAPFDLSLLDAELSRHGLATLAERLGGPVGPVLDALVIDRAVDKYRKGSRTLQRVCEVYGVELTDAHEAGSDALAAVRVAVALAGRYPAEVGAVAPAELHRRQIGWYRDWAESLQAWLRRDKDPQAVVDPRWPAR, encoded by the coding sequence ATGAGCTGGTGGCAGCAGCCACTGGTCGGCTTCGACCTGGAGACCACGGGCACCGACCCGGCCGTGGACCGCATCGTCACGGCCGCGCTCGTGGACACCGTCGGGGCCGCCCGGGTGGGCGCCGCGCACTGGCTGCTCGATCCCGGGGTGCCGATACCCGCCGAGGCGGAGGCGATCCACGGGATCGGGGACGCGGTGGCGCGGAGCAAGGGGCGGCCGGCGAAGGAGGCGGTGGAGGAGATAGCCGCCGCGCTGTGCGGGCGGATAGCCGACGGCCGGCCGGTGGTGGCGTTCAACGCGCCGTTCGACCTGTCGCTGCTCGACGCCGAGCTGAGCCGGCACGGGCTGGCCACGCTCGCGGAGCGCCTGGGCGGGCCGGTCGGGCCGGTGCTGGACGCACTGGTGATCGACCGGGCCGTGGACAAGTACCGCAAGGGCTCGCGCACCCTGCAGCGGGTCTGCGAGGTGTACGGGGTGGAGCTGACGGACGCGCACGAGGCCGGCAGCGACGCGCTGGCCGCCGTCCGGGTCGCCGTCGCCCTGGCCGGGCGCTACCCGGCCGAGGTGGGCGCGGTGGCACCGGCCGAACTGCACCGGCGGCAGATCGGCTGGTACCGGGACTGGGCGGAGAGCCTGCAGGCCTGGCTGCGCCGCGACAAGGACCCGCAGGCAGTGGTCGACCCGCGCTGGCCCGCCCGGTAG
- a CDS encoding GNAT family N-acetyltransferase, whose amino-acid sequence MTVRLARPADLPGFLALAAEVEHWFGPMVAEPGFHRAVLRSIERGRATVAEDGEGRGLLGGLLFGRAPGEGQPPRHHLHWLVVTGRARGAGVGRALVADALRRHGVRAPATVEVVTFGLDHPGAVTSGARVFYERLGFTPAEAADPGPEGGSRQVYRLDLT is encoded by the coding sequence ATGACCGTACGCCTCGCCCGCCCCGCAGACCTGCCCGGCTTCCTCGCCCTCGCCGCCGAGGTCGAGCACTGGTTCGGCCCGATGGTCGCCGAGCCGGGCTTCCACCGTGCGGTGCTCAGGAGCATCGAGCGGGGCCGGGCCACCGTGGCCGAGGACGGGGAGGGGCGCGGGCTGCTCGGCGGCCTGCTGTTCGGCCGGGCCCCGGGGGAGGGGCAGCCGCCGCGGCACCACCTGCACTGGCTCGTCGTCACCGGGCGCGCCCGGGGAGCCGGCGTCGGCCGGGCGCTGGTCGCGGACGCGCTGCGCCGCCACGGTGTCCGGGCCCCGGCCACCGTCGAGGTGGTGACCTTCGGGCTCGACCACCCCGGCGCGGTGACGAGCGGCGCCCGGGTGTTCTACGAGCGGCTGGGCTTCACCCCGGCCGAGGCCGCCGACCCGGGCCCGGAGGGCGGCTCCCGGCAGGTCTACCGGCTCGACCTGACCTGA
- the treY gene encoding malto-oligosyltrehalose synthase, translating to MPSAAPTAVPNVPTASYRLQLQPGFTLRDATAAVPYLAALGVSHLHLSPLLEAVPGSTHGYDTVDHTRISEQLGGEDALRALAAEAHRHRLGLIADVVPNHMAVPAPERLNRPLWQVLRDGPDSPYARWFDIDWDAQPGPADAPDRGRVLLPLLGDRLGAVLDQLTVDDGVLRYHRHELPLRPGTEDLPLPDLLARQWYRLSWWRLARTELNYRRFFTVNELIALRVEDPEVFAATHAVLLRLHADGVLDGFRIDHPDGLADPRGYLRRLADATGGAYTVVEKILAGEERLPEDWPVAGTTGYDALRRIDGVLTDHAGACRLAGAYESFLHGGPVHDPCEDPHPAIAAARRGRAEMTGPDGELAAEVERLVRIALRIGAAEPAHADHAPGQLHAAIGRLLTGYPAYRPYARPGEPVPAASEQQMHAALDGSADPTDRLVAALALGRLGRGPDHDEFCVRFAQTAAAVAAKGVEDTAFYRWNALPGLNEVGGEPARPGLHPAEFHDWCRRQERDRPHSMTVLSTHDTKRSADARARLAVLAEQPAAWAAEAAAWSTAAGPAHPALDRDADWLLWHTLVAAWPITPDRLVAALLKAVREAKLHTSWTAPDPRYEQALEERARAVYGNPGLLPRIEGRVHALAPYARSNTLAAALLHLTVPGVPDLYQGSEEPLYTLVDPDNRAPVDLGALAVRLTDSATARPGDLAREKLHLTATALHLRRSRPLGPYRPLPVVDVSSDHLLAFARGDDVVTAVTRLPYGLERAGGWRDTVLELPAGGAWTDELTLRSFPAGAVPVAELLAVHPVALLTRRG from the coding sequence ATGCCCAGCGCCGCGCCCACCGCCGTGCCCAACGTGCCCACCGCCAGCTACCGCCTCCAGCTCCAGCCCGGCTTCACCCTGCGCGACGCCACCGCCGCCGTCCCCTACCTGGCCGCCCTCGGCGTCTCCCACCTGCACCTCTCCCCGCTACTGGAGGCCGTCCCCGGCTCCACCCACGGCTACGACACCGTCGACCACACCCGGATCAGCGAGCAGCTCGGCGGCGAGGACGCCCTGCGGGCCCTCGCCGCCGAAGCCCACCGCCACCGGCTGGGGCTGATCGCCGACGTGGTGCCCAACCACATGGCCGTGCCCGCCCCCGAACGGCTCAACCGGCCGCTGTGGCAGGTGCTGCGCGACGGACCGGACTCCCCGTACGCGCGCTGGTTCGACATCGACTGGGACGCCCAGCCCGGCCCCGCCGACGCCCCGGACCGCGGCCGGGTGCTGCTGCCGCTGCTCGGCGACCGGCTCGGCGCCGTCCTGGACCAGCTGACCGTGGACGACGGGGTGCTGCGCTACCACCGGCACGAACTGCCGCTGCGCCCCGGCACCGAGGACCTGCCGCTGCCCGACCTGCTCGCCCGCCAGTGGTACCGGCTCTCCTGGTGGCGGCTGGCCCGCACCGAGCTCAACTACCGGCGCTTCTTCACCGTCAACGAGCTGATCGCGCTGCGGGTCGAGGACCCGGAGGTCTTCGCCGCCACCCACGCCGTCCTGCTGCGGCTGCACGCCGACGGCGTCCTGGACGGCTTCCGGATCGACCACCCGGACGGGCTCGCCGACCCCCGCGGCTACCTGCGCCGCCTCGCGGACGCCACCGGCGGCGCCTACACCGTGGTGGAGAAGATCCTCGCCGGCGAGGAGCGGCTGCCCGAGGACTGGCCGGTCGCCGGCACCACCGGCTACGACGCGCTGCGCCGCATCGACGGCGTGCTCACCGACCACGCGGGCGCCTGCCGGCTGGCCGGGGCGTACGAGTCCTTCCTGCACGGCGGCCCGGTCCACGACCCGTGCGAGGACCCGCACCCCGCGATCGCCGCCGCCCGGCGCGGGCGGGCCGAGATGACCGGACCGGACGGCGAACTGGCCGCCGAGGTCGAGCGGCTGGTCCGCATCGCGCTGCGGATCGGCGCCGCCGAGCCCGCGCACGCCGACCACGCGCCCGGACAGCTGCACGCGGCGATCGGGCGGCTGCTCACCGGCTACCCGGCCTACCGGCCGTACGCCCGGCCCGGCGAGCCGGTGCCCGCGGCCTCGGAGCAGCAGATGCACGCCGCCCTGGACGGCTCCGCCGACCCGACCGACCGGCTGGTGGCCGCGCTGGCGCTCGGCCGGCTGGGGCGCGGCCCGGACCACGACGAGTTCTGCGTGCGCTTCGCCCAGACCGCGGCCGCGGTGGCCGCCAAGGGCGTCGAGGACACCGCCTTCTACCGCTGGAACGCCCTGCCCGGGCTCAACGAGGTCGGCGGCGAGCCCGCCCGGCCGGGGCTGCACCCGGCCGAGTTCCACGACTGGTGCCGCCGGCAGGAGCGCGACCGGCCGCACTCCATGACCGTGCTCTCCACCCACGACACCAAGCGCAGCGCCGACGCCCGCGCCCGGCTCGCCGTCCTCGCCGAGCAGCCCGCGGCCTGGGCCGCCGAGGCCGCCGCCTGGTCCACCGCGGCCGGCCCGGCCCATCCCGCCCTCGACCGGGACGCCGACTGGCTGCTCTGGCACACCCTGGTCGCCGCCTGGCCGATCACCCCGGACCGACTGGTCGCCGCCCTGCTCAAGGCCGTCCGCGAGGCCAAGCTGCACACCTCCTGGACCGCCCCCGACCCCCGCTACGAGCAGGCCCTGGAGGAGCGGGCCCGCGCCGTGTACGGCAACCCCGGGCTGCTCCCCCGGATCGAGGGCCGGGTGCACGCCCTCGCCCCGTACGCCCGCTCCAACACCCTCGCGGCCGCCCTGCTGCACCTCACCGTGCCGGGCGTGCCGGACCTCTACCAGGGCAGCGAGGAGCCGCTGTACACCCTGGTCGACCCGGACAACCGGGCTCCGGTGGACCTCGGCGCGCTCGCCGTGCGGCTCACCGACTCGGCCACCGCGCGCCCCGGTGACCTCGCCCGCGAGAAGCTGCACCTGACCGCCACCGCGCTGCACCTGCGCCGCTCCCGCCCGCTCGGCCCGTACCGGCCGCTGCCCGTCGTCGACGTCTCCAGCGACCACCTGCTGGCCTTCGCCCGGGGCGACGACGTGGTCACCGCCGTCACCCGGCTGCCGTACGGGCTGGAACGGGCGGGCGGCTGGCGGGACACCGTGCTGGAGCTGCCGGCCGGCGGGGCATGGACGGACGAACTGACCCTGCGCAGCTTCCCGGCCGGGGCCGTACCGGTGGCCGAGCTGCTGGCGGTCCACCCGGTGGCGCTGCTGACGAGGAGGGGCTGA
- a CDS encoding polysaccharide deacetylase family protein, which produces MHRTARRPCAPNRPSRSRRRLIAGCAAVAAVLGLAACGTASGALQSPAPSTTAQPPVAGQPDGTAASTIAPTPGSDGLPPVSSSGSSGSPGSSAPSVPAAPATPRTPAGPTPSSSAAPSSPAVPTTTPVPGSPAAASSPAAPPPHPGAGTVIGSTASGGRTVALTFDDGPGPATGQILDLLAQYHAKATFCEIGQNAAANPAAVKRVLAAGHRLCDHSVHHPQPFAKLPHDKAVYEITAARDMIVQAGGPGTRVDWFRAPGGGFNADNEQVTASLGMGSLGWSVDPRDWSRPGVPAIVSTVQKQLKPGGVILMHDGGGDRSQTVAALKQLLPWLVAQGYTFDFPAQ; this is translated from the coding sequence ATGCACCGGACCGCCCGCCGCCCCTGCGCCCCGAACCGCCCGTCCCGCTCCCGGCGTCGGCTGATCGCGGGCTGCGCCGCCGTGGCCGCCGTCCTGGGACTGGCCGCCTGCGGGACCGCCAGCGGGGCCCTGCAGTCGCCGGCGCCGAGCACCACCGCGCAGCCGCCGGTCGCCGGGCAGCCGGACGGGACGGCCGCGAGCACCATCGCGCCGACACCCGGCTCCGACGGTCTGCCCCCGGTCTCCTCGTCCGGATCCTCCGGCTCGCCCGGCTCCTCCGCTCCGAGCGTCCCCGCCGCGCCCGCGACGCCGCGTACGCCCGCGGGCCCGACGCCGTCCTCCTCCGCGGCGCCGTCCTCCCCCGCCGTGCCGACCACCACTCCCGTCCCGGGCTCCCCCGCCGCGGCTTCCTCGCCCGCGGCGCCGCCCCCGCACCCCGGGGCGGGCACCGTGATCGGCTCCACCGCCTCCGGTGGCCGGACCGTCGCGCTCACCTTCGACGACGGCCCCGGCCCCGCGACCGGCCAGATCCTCGACCTGCTCGCCCAGTACCACGCCAAGGCCACCTTCTGCGAGATCGGCCAGAACGCCGCCGCCAACCCGGCCGCGGTCAAGCGCGTCCTGGCCGCCGGGCACCGGCTCTGCGACCACAGCGTCCACCACCCGCAGCCGTTCGCGAAGCTCCCGCACGACAAGGCGGTGTACGAGATCACCGCCGCCCGGGACATGATCGTCCAGGCCGGCGGCCCCGGCACCCGGGTCGACTGGTTCCGGGCTCCCGGCGGCGGCTTCAACGCCGACAACGAGCAGGTCACCGCGAGCCTCGGCATGGGCTCGCTCGGCTGGTCCGTCGACCCGCGCGACTGGTCCCGCCCCGGCGTGCCGGCCATCGTCTCCACCGTGCAGAAGCAGCTCAAGCCCGGCGGGGTGATCCTCATGCACGACGGCGGCGGCGACCGCAGCCAGACCGTGGCCGCACTCAAGCAGCTGCTGCCCTGGCTGGTCGCCCAGGGGTACACCTTCGACTTCCCTGCACAGTAG